A stretch of Castanea sativa cultivar Marrone di Chiusa Pesio chromosome 2, ASM4071231v1 DNA encodes these proteins:
- the LOC142624724 gene encoding uncharacterized protein LOC142624724, protein MKDEDGLIPTTTAKKETSDSSFFGKGRYKFWALAAILLLAFWSMFTGTVTLRWSAGNLNRFTEDLDNYIHDDLDVLEMEEREKVVKHMWDVYTNSRRIRLPRFWEEAFEAAYEDLTSDVVGVREDAIAEIAKMSVRSIDLDPTPVQSTTARELRKSLKRAEKGREVVTLKGGHG, encoded by the exons ATGAAGGATGAAGATGGGCTTATTCCAACAACGACAGCGAAGAAAGAAACCTCGGATTCGAGTTTCTTCGGTAAAGGTCGGTACAAGTTCTGGGCATTGGCGGCGATTTTGTTGCTCGCATTTTGGTCCATGTTTACGGGAACCGTTACTCTTCGTTGGTCCGCTGGAAATCTCAACCGGTTCACTGAAGACCTCGATAATTACATCCATGACGATCTCGATGTCCTC gaaatggaggagagagagaaggtgGTGAAGCACATGTGGGATGTGTACACGAATAGCCGTCGAATCAGATTACCGAGGTTCTGGGAGGAAGCGTTTGAGGCTGCCTATGAGGATTTGACCAGTGATGTCGTTGGTGTTAGAGAAGATGCTATTGCTGAGATCGCTAAGATGTCTGTGCGCTCCATTGATCTTGATCCCACTCCCGTCCAATCAACG ACTGCACGAGAATTGCGTAAGAGTCTGAAGCGGGCAGAGAAAGGCAGGGAAGTAGTGACCTTGAAAGGTGGTCATGGATGA
- the LOC142625706 gene encoding uncharacterized protein LOC142625706, producing the protein MKCPYCPSAQGRCATTSSGRSITECASCGHVIEERQSQPHHLFHLRSQDNPLCLVTSDLPSHLENDENDPFEPTGFITAFSTWSIEPSPLFLRSSLSFSGHLAELERTLESSSSSSSSSTVVVDNLRAYMQIIDVASILGLEYEISDHAFQLFRDCCSATCLRNRSVEALATAALVQAIREAQEPRTLQEISIAANVPQKEIGKYIKILGEALQLSQPINSNSISVHMPRFCTLLQLNKSAQELATHIGEVVINKCFCTRRNPISISAAAIYLACQLEDKRKTQAEICKVTGLTEVTLRKVYKELLENWDDLLPSNYTPAVPPERAFPTTVIASGRSSAPKGDLVEGNSSFEREKLQEIKVNKPDEVPDMGHQARVKEEAESRVNSQGPSNPVLNKPPAFWQAQATIGASGPRGDNNQNITQGTDINELHSNSQELEQKVDKDANGATNSLKPNQLSSPPTSSGGSVMHVWSPYMSQPPNIPVVKPPNVERDSNQNITRGTDINRLHSNHQELEHRVDKDASGTDSLKPNQLSSPPTSSASSVTQVWSSYMSLPLNIPVVKPPNVEGDNNQNITRGTDINRLHSNRQELEHRVDKGANGATNSLKPIQLSSPPTSSASSVMQAWSSYMSEPLNIPPNVVRDNHQGTDINRLHSNHQVLEHKVVKGANGASNSRKPNQLSSSPTLNVSSIRHQYWSPYMPKPQSIPCQNITGGTDINELHSIHQELGHNVVDEDANGATNSLKPNQLSSSAISSENSVMQVWSSYMSQPLNIPVVNVVRDNNQNITRGTNINQMHSNRQELEHKVDKGGNGATNSLKPNQLSSPPTSSSSSVGQYWSPYMSRPLNVPVVQTPNVGSGYAEPKRSGSLNGSRSANQCGDK; encoded by the exons ATGAAGTGCCCATACTGTCCGTCGGCGCAGGGGCGGTGCGCCACCACGAGCTCAGGCCGGTCGATAACGGAGTGCGCCTCGTGCGGCCACGTCATCGAGGAGCGTCAATCCCAGCCTCACCACCTCTTTCACCTCCGCTCCCAAGACAACCCTCTCTGCCTCGTCACCTCCGACCTCCCTTCCCATCTCGAGAACGACGAGAACGACCCGTTCGAGCCCACCGGGTTCATCACCGCCTTCTCAACCTGGTCCATCGAGCCCAGCCCTCTCTTCCTCCGctcctctctctccttctccgGCCACCTCGCCGAGCTCGAGCGAACTCTCGAATCTTCTTCTTCGTCCTCTTCGTCGTCGACCGTCGTGGTCGATAATCTCAGGGCGTACATGCAGATTATCGACGTGGCGTCGATTCTGGGGTTGGAGTACGAGATATCGGACCACGCGTTTCAGCTATTTAGGGATTGTTGCTCCGCTACTTGTTTGAGGAATCGGAGCGTGGAGGCACTCGCCACTGCTGCGCTTGTCCAAGCCATTAGGGAGGCCCAAGAGCCAAGAACTCTCCAG GAAATTTCAATTGCAGCCAATGTACCTCAGAAGGAGATTGGGAAGTACATCAAGATACTTGGTGAAGCGCTACAACTAAGTCAGCCCATTAACAGCAATTCCATATCAGTCCATATGCCACGGTTTTGCACACTTCTCCAACTCAACAAATCTGCTCAG GAGCTTGCAACTCACATTGGAGAAGTTGTTATTAATAAGTGCTTCTGCACTCGGAGGAACCCCATAAGCATATCTGCTGCCGCTATTTATTTGGCCTGCCAACTAGAAGACAAACGCAAAACCCAGGCAGAGATTTGTAAGGTGACAGGCCTCACTGAGGTCACCCTCCGTAAGGTCTACAAGGAGTTGTTAGAGAATTGGGATGACTTACTCCCATCTAATTATACTCCAGCTGTTCCTCCAGAGAGAGCATTTCCCACAACTGTGATTGCTTCGGGCCGTTCTTCAGCACCTAAAGGTGATTTAGTTGAAGGGAATTCTTCATTCGAGAGAGAAAAGCTGCAGGAAATTAAAGTTAATAAACCAGACGAGGTTCCAGACATGGGTCATCAGGCCAGAGTAAAAGAGGAAGCTGAAAGTAGAGTTAACTCTCAAGGGCCCTCTAATCCAGTGTTGAACAAACCACCTGCATTTTGGCAAGCTCAGGCTACAATTGGAGCTTCTGGTCCTAGGGGAGACAACAATCAGAATATCACTCAAGGAACAGACATCAATGAACTGCACTCTAACAGTCAAGAGTTAGAGCAAAAAGTAGATAAGGATGCAAATGGTGCTACTAATTCCCTAAAGCCTAACCAGCTTTCAAGTCCCCCAACTTCAAGTGGGGGTTCAGTCATGCATGTTTGGTCTCCTTATATGTCTCAGCCTCCCAATATTCCAGTTGTTAAGCCACCAAATGTAGAGCGAGACTCCAATCAGAATATCACTCGAGGAACAGACATCAATCGACTGCACTCTAACCATCAAGAGTTAGAGCACAGGGTAGATAAGGATGCAAGTGGTACTGATTCCCTAAAGCCAAACCAGCTTTCAAGTCCCCCAACTTCAAGTGCAAGTTCTGTCACGCAGGTTTGGTCTTCATATATGTCTCTGCCTCTAAATATTCCAGTTGTTAAGCCACCAAATGTAGAGGGAGACAACAATCAGAATATCACTCGAGGAACAGACATCAATCGACTGCACTCTAACCGTCAAGAGTTAGAGCACAGGGTGGATAAGGGCGCAAATGGTGCTACTAATTCCCTGAAGCCAATCCAGCTTTCAAGTCCCCCAACTTCAAGTGCGAGTTCAGTCATGCAGGCTTGGTCCTCATATATGTCTGAGCCCCTAAATATTCCACCAAATGTAGTGCGAGACAACCATCAAGGAACAGACATCAATCGACTGCACTCTAACCATCAAGTGCTAGAGCACAAGGTTGTTAAGGGTGCAAATGGTGCTAGTAATTCCCGAAAGCCAAACCAGCTTTCAAGTTCCCCAACATTAAATGTGAGTTCAATCCGTCATCAGTATTGGTCCCCGTATATGCCTAAGCCTCAAAGCATTCCTTGTCAGAATATCACCGGAGGAACAGACATCAATGAACTGCACTCTATTCATCAAGAGTTAGGGCACAATGTAGTAGATGAGGATGCAAATGGTGCTACTAATTCCTTAAAGCCAAACCAGCTTTCAAGTTCCGCAATTTCAAGTGAGAATTCGGTCATGCAGGTTTGGTCCTCATATATGTCTCAGCCTCTAAATATTCCAGTTGTTAATGTAGTGCGAGACAACAATCAGAACATCACTCGAGGAACAAACATCAATCAAATGCACTCTAACCGTCAAGAGTTAGAGCACAAGGTAGATAAGGGAGGAAATGGTGCTACTAATTCCCTAAAGCCAAACCAGCTTTCAAGTCCCCCAACTTCAAGTTCGAGTTCGGTCGGGCAGTATTGGTCCCCGTATATGTCTAGGCCCCTAAATGTTCCAGTTGTTCAGACACCAAATGTAGGGTCAGGTTATGCTGAACCTAAAAGATCAGGGAGTCTAAATGGAAGCAGAAGTGCCAATCAGTGTGGGGATAAATAG
- the LOC142626343 gene encoding acidic leucine-rich nuclear phosphoprotein 32-related protein: MRYRVSYLMDEIWERAVETALDGQTDHASARTLTLDGAVKCVQGRLPPPSLLERFQNLQHLSIANIGVSSLEQFPRLRNLQRLILSDNRIAGGLEFLVEAGLDSLRDLDLSNNRIQYIEDLAPLAQLKLVSLDLYECPVTRVKDYRSRVFGLIKSLKYLDKMDAEENERPESDDEEEDEEDEEDDPGSGEIDGEDRPFGMNNGHSEGVDGVVDVDEDEESDADEEETETARRVNGSNHQANGFRVERVEGGEGGEDEDEGDDDEDNESGEEIDDDDDVVEVHEIDDSDDEEDGVEYEEEDDEDDDDDEEDEEEEVDNDEGDLAEPESTGRLTSTEGEIDGHEQGEDDEDDNGETGEEVQGVEEDGEFEEEEEGEEEEEDYGGGYLVQPVPQAEEHDAGGSDLEPVNEDTADVEEEEEVEDDDEVQVLPPSSSHLKRKRDEDVEEDDNGEDDDEDDDVVEYSKSSKKHH, encoded by the exons atGAGATATAGGGTTTCGTATTTAATGGATGAGATCTGGGAGCGAGCCGTGGAGACAGCGCTAGACGGCCAAACGGACCACGCCTCGGCTCGAACCCTAACCCTAGACGGCGCCGTGAAGTGCGTCCAAGGTCGGTTACCGCCGCCGAGCCTTTTGGAGAGGTTCCAGAACCTTCAGCATCTCTCTATTGCTAACATCGGCGTTTCTTCGCTCGAGCAATTTCCTAGGCTCCGGAATCTTCAGAGGTTGATTCTCTCCGATAATCGGATCGCTGGAGGCCTTGAGTTTCTCGTCGAAGCCGGGCTCGACTCGCTTCGGGACCTTGACTTGTCCAACAATCGGATTCAGTACATCGAGGATCTCGCGCCGCTTGCTCAGCTTAAGCTCGTTTCGCTTGATCTGTATGAGTGTCCGGTTACGCGTGTGAAGGATTATCGATCTAGGGTTTTTGGATTGATCAAATCGTTGAAGTATTTGGATAAGATGGATGCGGAGGAGAACGAGCGGCCTGAGAGTGATGATGAggaggaagatgaagaggacGAGGAGGATGACCCCGGGAGCGGTGAAATCGACGGGGAGGATCGACCGTTTGGAATGAATAATGGGCACAGTGAAGGGGTTGATGGAGTGGTCGATGTGGATGAGGATGAAGAGAGCGATGCTGATGAGGAGGAGACGGAGACTGCTAGGAGAGTGAATGGCTCGAATCATCAGGCGAACGGGTTTAGGGTTGAGCGTGTGGAGGGAGGGGAAGGTGGAGAGGACGAAGACGAGGGGGACGATGATGAAGACAATGAGTCAGGGGAGGAAATCGATGATGACGATGACGTGGTTGAGGTGCATGAGATTGATGATAGTGATGATGAGGAAGATGGGGTTGAGTATGAGGAGGAGGacgatgaggatgatgatgatgatgaggaggatgaagaagaggaagtggACAATGATGAGGGGGATTTAGCAGAGCCCGAGAGTACGGGGCGGTTGACAAGCACGGAAGGTGAGATTGATGGGCATGAGCAGGGCGAGGATGATGAGGACGATAATGGTGAGACTGGGGAGGAGGTGCAGGGTGTTGAAGAAGACGGGGAgtttgaagaggaagaagagggtGAGGAGGAG GAAGAAGACTATGGTGGAGGCTACTTAGTTCAACCAGTGCCACAGGCTGAGGAACATGATGCTGGAGGTAGTGACCTGGAACCAGTAAATGAAGATACTGCTGATGttgaggaggaagaagaagttgaagacGACGATGAAGTTCAGGTTCTGCCTCCCTCTTCTTCACACCTTAAGAGGAAAAGAGATGAAGATGTAGAAGAGGATGATAATGGTgaggatgatgacgaggatgatgatgttgttgAGTACAGCAAGTCATCGAAGAAGCATCATtag
- the LOC142626344 gene encoding uncharacterized protein LOC142626344: MLLLSPPSTSLLSPPRNSFSFKDGRARSHTPLKLVGMAKESSDSNNDIIEKVAIAGGLVSTPVIGWSLYTLKTTGCGLPPGPGGSIGALEGVSYLAVVGIVAWSLYTKNKTGSGLPNGPFGLLGAVEGLSYLTLLAILVVFGLQYFQQGYIPGPLPADQCFG; the protein is encoded by the coding sequence ATGTTGCTATTATCACCACCATCAACTTCTCTGCTATCACCACCGCGTAACTCATTCAGCTTCAAAGATGGAAGAGCAAGATCGCACACTCCTCTCAAACTCGTGGGCATGGCAAAGGAGAGCAGCGATAGCAACAACGACATTATAGAGAAAGTAGCAATAGCTGGTGGGTTGGTCTCAACCCCAGTAATAGGCTGGTCCCTCTACACTCTCAAAACAACAGGATGTGGCCTCCCCCCAGGTCCTGGGGGCTCAATAGGTGCGCTAGAGGGCGTGAGCTATTTAGCCGTTGTGGGAATTGTAGCTTGGTCCTTgtacaccaaaaacaaaactgGTTCGGGTTTGCCTAATGGTCCTTTTGGGTTATTAGGAGCTGTTGAAGGCCTATCATATCTAACATTACTTGCCATCCTCGTTGTGTTCGGGTTGCAGTATTTTCAACAAGGTTATATTCCCGGTCCTCTCCCAGCTGACCAGTGCTTTGGCTGA